The Arachis hypogaea cultivar Tifrunner chromosome 14, arahy.Tifrunner.gnm2.J5K5, whole genome shotgun sequence genome has a segment encoding these proteins:
- the LOC112794518 gene encoding protein FLOWERINGUS T-like: MGICIIARKCKLKPKENREESVISIRKHIVMPRSTNPLVISRVVGDVLEPFTSSVGMRIVYEGNVEVVNCSELKPSQIINQPRVDVGGDDLRTLYTLILVDPDAPSPGDPNMREYLHWMVTNIPATTGATYGEEVVAYENPRPVVGIHRLVFVLFRQMGRQTIYAPGWRQSFNTRDFAELYNLGSPVAAIFFNCKRENSPTGSSRRR, from the exons ATGGGGATATGCATCATAGCTAGGAAGTGCAAattaaaaccaaaagaaaatcgTGAGGAGAGTGTTATTAGTATAAGAAAACATATTGTAATGCCTAGGTCAACGAACCCTCTAGTTATTTCACGTGTAGTAGGAGATGTTTTGGAGCCATTCACAAGTTCTGTGGGTATGAGGATTGTCTATGAAGGTAACGTTGAAGTTGTTAACTGTTCCGAGCTCAAGCCATCCCAAATTATCAACCAACCAAGAGTTGACGTTGGTGGAGATGATCTTAGAACCCTTTACACTCTG ATCCTTGTGGACCCAGATGCACCTAGCCCAGGTGATCCAAATATGAGAGAATATTTGCACTG GATGGTAACAAATATTCCCGCAACAACAGGGGCAACCTATG GAGAAGAGGTTGTGGCGTATGAGAATCCACGACCCGTAGTAGGGATTCATCGCTTGGTGTTTGTGCTGTTTCGGCAAATGGGGAGGCAAACTATATATGCTCCGGGATGGCGGCAAAGCTTCAACACCAGAGACTTTGCAGAGCTTTACAACCTGGGATCACCCGTTGCTGCCATATTTTTCAACTGCAAACGAGAAAACTCTCCTACTGGATCTTCAAGGaggagataa